A section of the Candidatus Thermodiscus eudorianus genome encodes:
- a CDS encoding enoyl-CoA hydratase/isomerase family protein, translating to MVKSYLDGKVYWIILDKPDKLNSFDSETLQELRNRTLEGCRSIASLVAIRGEGRLFSAGMDLEEIANANTAGDVRRLFERFKEFLEAIVSCRGSIAGFDSWKPVVVVMNGPAVAGGAELALAADLVYAVKGSWLQWPELRWGLIPPMLAGLTAQNGSARLAQLGLAMERVSVEEARSLGIVSSVFEDLDSALEAVARLAAQLESAGGRAVDAFLGPLRRDKMSWLERAKDLVALAEREEFIEEARAFLSKSKKQ from the coding sequence ATGGTCAAGTCCTATCTAGACGGCAAGGTGTATTGGATAATCCTAGACAAGCCAGATAAACTGAACAGCTTCGACTCAGAGACGCTCCAAGAACTGAGGAACAGGACGCTCGAAGGGTGCAGGAGCATAGCAAGCCTAGTAGCGATAAGGGGCGAGGGAAGACTCTTCTCGGCCGGAATGGACCTCGAAGAGATCGCGAACGCCAATACAGCAGGCGACGTTAGAAGGCTCTTCGAGCGATTCAAGGAGTTCCTAGAGGCAATAGTCTCTTGCCGGGGGAGCATCGCCGGGTTCGACTCGTGGAAGCCGGTTGTAGTCGTGATGAACGGCCCAGCTGTGGCGGGCGGCGCAGAGCTAGCGCTAGCCGCTGACTTGGTGTATGCAGTTAAAGGGAGCTGGCTACAGTGGCCCGAGCTGCGATGGGGCCTGATACCCCCGATGCTAGCCGGGTTGACGGCGCAGAACGGCTCAGCCAGGCTAGCCCAGCTGGGGCTCGCCATGGAGAGGGTCAGCGTCGAGGAGGCCCGCAGCCTAGGCATAGTGTCCAGTGTATTCGAGGACCTGGACTCGGCGCTAGAAGCGGTAGCCAGGCTAGCCGCTCAATTGGAGTCCGCTGGAGGCCGGGCGGTAGACGCCTTCCTGGGACCGTTGAGGAGGGATAAGATGTCGTGGCTTGAGAGGGCTAAAGACCTCGTTGCCCTGGCCGAGAGGGAGGAATTCATAGAGGAGGCCAGGGCTTTCCTCTCCAAGTCCAAGAAACAATAA
- a CDS encoding FAD-dependent thymidylate synthase: MDKIRVHLVAYTREGDKIIAAASKLSLSRKDVQSLLSMKDEEVETWIRETWRRQHFSPWEHSSYTWIAEGCSRVCTHQLVRHRIASYTQQSMRYTEGTLRDIALKASSLLGLDCPPSPKRFPERDAYKCYSKALGMTDSLDDETVVSLAREAYVFPPSMDSDQLVETAKHYLQATSMYYKLLARGVPREDARFTIPHAVRSRIIATMNARELVQSFLPLRMCTRAQWEIRHVSWLLWNKLVQVHPRLFKWTGPRCVFQENTSRRDPQPLANYIDGTAGFTINRCPELVPREGIRACLLYAWRFTNGRPV; this comes from the coding sequence TTGGACAAGATACGAGTACACCTAGTGGCATACACGAGGGAGGGCGACAAAATCATAGCAGCCGCGTCGAAGCTGAGCCTCTCAAGGAAGGACGTCCAAAGCCTCCTATCAATGAAGGATGAGGAGGTGGAGACCTGGATAAGGGAAACCTGGAGGAGGCAACACTTCAGCCCGTGGGAGCACTCAAGCTACACGTGGATAGCCGAAGGCTGCTCCCGGGTATGCACGCACCAACTAGTCCGGCACAGGATAGCGAGCTATACGCAGCAGAGCATGAGATACACTGAGGGGACTCTAAGGGACATAGCCCTGAAGGCGTCGAGCCTCCTGGGACTCGACTGCCCGCCCTCGCCTAAGAGATTCCCCGAGAGGGACGCATACAAATGCTACTCCAAGGCACTCGGCATGACAGACAGTCTAGACGATGAAACCGTGGTGTCTCTGGCGAGGGAGGCCTACGTCTTCCCCCCGAGCATGGATAGCGACCAGCTAGTGGAGACCGCGAAGCACTATCTACAGGCCACATCTATGTACTACAAGCTACTCGCGAGAGGCGTGCCCAGAGAAGACGCGAGGTTCACTATACCCCATGCAGTTAGGAGCAGGATAATCGCCACCATGAACGCCAGGGAACTAGTCCAATCCTTCCTACCGCTCAGGATGTGCACCCGGGCACAGTGGGAGATAAGACACGTCTCATGGCTCCTATGGAATAAGCTGGTACAGGTCCATCCACGACTCTTCAAGTGGACAGGGCCCCGCTGCGTCTTCCAGGAGAATACAAGCAGGAGGGACCCCCAGCCACTCGCCAACTACATTGACGGGACAGCCGGGTTCACGATCAATAGATGCCCCGAACTCGTGCCACGGGAGGGGATAAGGGCCTGCCTCCTATACGCCTGGAGGTTCACCAACGGTAGGCCAGTATAG
- a CDS encoding penicillin-binding protein activator → MKWIAAILLALFTIAPVMAAVSYSQPVTITIGGLLPLTGDLQSYGERANAAVEFAVQEMNQYLEEKNAWFRLNLVVEDTQTKPDVAVQKLSSLVAQGVKFVVGPMTSAEVKKVKGTADEQNVLIISPSSTAIELAIPNDNVFRFCPADDVQSKAIGALAEKLGLKAVVIINRADTWGNGLMEATKKVLQDRGVEVAKVYSYNAESPAFSSIATNLNDELGKLLKEYKPNEVAVILIAFNEAKDLFIEARKYPNTGKVAWIGSDGTALLTEIVSDPVSGEFSSKVLFINPIFSPAATDEQAKVAQYVKQKLGVEPDAYALAAHDAVVAIALAILQAGQTDDMDQLVNKVKQLIPQVVQSDEFAKYAATGKFPLNDAGDRATADYDFWVVMKTGAKYDWVKAGQYKGLEDKVVFIKLPNGKTYLDLFQETFAPAPSPTKTTTAAPSPTTTTASPAETAKTTTTEEKKGGTSTGLIVGIIIIIIIIIAAIALAKK, encoded by the coding sequence ATGAAATGGATAGCGGCAATCCTACTGGCACTATTCACGATAGCCCCTGTCATGGCAGCGGTATCATACTCACAGCCGGTAACAATCACCATAGGCGGCCTACTACCACTGACAGGAGACCTACAGAGCTACGGAGAAAGAGCCAACGCCGCGGTAGAATTCGCGGTCCAAGAGATGAACCAGTACCTAGAGGAGAAGAACGCCTGGTTCAGGCTAAACCTCGTGGTTGAGGACACGCAGACCAAGCCCGACGTGGCGGTACAGAAGCTGAGCTCACTGGTAGCCCAGGGAGTCAAGTTCGTGGTCGGGCCAATGACCAGCGCAGAGGTTAAGAAGGTGAAGGGCACCGCTGACGAGCAGAACGTGCTCATAATCAGCCCGAGCAGCACCGCCATAGAGCTGGCCATACCCAACGACAACGTCTTCAGGTTCTGTCCAGCCGACGACGTGCAGAGCAAGGCCATAGGTGCGCTAGCCGAGAAGCTAGGCCTAAAGGCGGTCGTCATAATCAACAGGGCCGATACCTGGGGCAACGGGCTAATGGAGGCCACAAAGAAGGTGCTCCAAGACAGGGGAGTCGAGGTAGCTAAGGTGTACAGCTACAACGCCGAGAGCCCAGCCTTCTCAAGCATAGCCACGAACCTAAACGACGAGCTAGGCAAGCTGCTCAAGGAATACAAGCCGAACGAGGTCGCAGTTATACTGATAGCCTTCAACGAGGCCAAGGACCTCTTCATAGAGGCTAGGAAGTACCCCAACACTGGCAAAGTAGCCTGGATTGGCAGCGACGGTACAGCCCTGCTAACCGAGATAGTAAGCGACCCTGTCAGCGGCGAGTTCTCCTCGAAGGTGCTCTTCATCAACCCGATCTTCAGCCCAGCCGCGACGGACGAGCAGGCTAAGGTCGCCCAGTACGTGAAGCAGAAGCTAGGCGTAGAGCCCGACGCATACGCCCTGGCAGCACACGACGCTGTAGTAGCCATCGCGTTAGCAATACTACAGGCCGGGCAGACAGACGACATGGACCAGCTAGTCAACAAGGTCAAGCAGCTCATACCACAGGTAGTCCAGAGCGACGAGTTCGCGAAGTATGCTGCAACCGGCAAGTTCCCGCTGAATGACGCTGGCGACAGGGCCACCGCCGACTACGACTTCTGGGTCGTTATGAAAACTGGGGCAAAGTACGACTGGGTCAAGGCTGGCCAGTACAAGGGCCTTGAGGACAAGGTAGTCTTCATCAAGCTACCGAACGGGAAGACCTACCTAGACCTATTCCAGGAGACATTCGCCCCCGCCCCATCCCCGACCAAGACCACCACCGCAGCACCATCCCCGACTACGACAACAGCTTCACCAGCAGAGACGGCTAAGACCACTACCACCGAGGAGAAGAAGGGCGGCACCAGCACCGGGCTAATAGTAGGCATCATAATCATTATCATCATAATAATAGCTGCAATAGCATTAGCCAAGAAATAG
- a CDS encoding ABC transporter ATP-binding protein has protein sequence MSQAGVQDRAKGAPPEGGVVLETRDLVKRFGGIVALNRVNIKLFRGRITLLIGPNGSGKTTLVNVVSGFIPPDEGKVIFKGRDITHIPPHDRVKLGMVRTFQIPRPFMNLTVLENVLAAAEGNPGENPYLAGISRGRWLGFEEEATKRALSILEWVGLLPKWDVRASELSGGQLKLLEIARAIMKGADTIIMDEPAAGVNPRLVEELFQKIIKLSREKHITFLIIEHRIGLVAKYMDYAYAMNMGRVIAEGTPEEVLNNPMVLESYLGG, from the coding sequence GTGTCTCAGGCAGGCGTGCAAGACCGGGCTAAGGGGGCTCCGCCCGAGGGGGGAGTTGTACTTGAGACCCGTGACCTGGTGAAGAGGTTCGGGGGCATAGTTGCGCTGAACCGGGTCAATATCAAGTTGTTCAGGGGCAGGATCACCCTGTTGATCGGCCCCAACGGGAGCGGGAAGACCACGCTGGTCAACGTAGTCTCAGGGTTCATCCCCCCGGACGAGGGGAAGGTGATATTCAAGGGACGGGATATAACCCACATCCCGCCCCATGACAGGGTTAAGCTGGGCATGGTTAGGACCTTCCAGATCCCCAGGCCCTTTATGAATTTAACCGTCTTGGAGAACGTTCTTGCAGCGGCCGAGGGGAACCCGGGGGAGAACCCCTACCTGGCCGGGATATCTAGGGGGAGGTGGCTTGGTTTCGAGGAGGAGGCGACTAAGAGGGCCTTATCCATCCTAGAATGGGTTGGTCTCCTCCCCAAGTGGGATGTAAGGGCTAGCGAGCTGAGCGGCGGCCAGTTGAAGCTCCTTGAGATAGCTAGGGCGATTATGAAGGGCGCCGACACCATTATCATGGACGAGCCGGCCGCCGGCGTCAACCCGAGGCTGGTCGAGGAGCTCTTCCAGAAGATAATCAAGCTCAGCAGGGAGAAGCACATAACATTCCTCATAATAGAGCACAGGATAGGCCTGGTAGCGAAGTACATGGACTATGCCTACGCGATGAACATGGGCAGGGTGATCGCCGAGGGGACTCCCGAAGAGGTGCTCAACAACCCCATGGTCCTGGAGAGCTATCTGGGTGGTTAG
- a CDS encoding ABC transporter ATP-binding protein codes for MAQGNGDAIMKLIDVNAGYGKLQTLFDVNLEIPTGKITVIVGPNGAGKSTLLKTLFGLTTVYSGKVLFDGRDITHMAPHERAKLGMAFIFQLNNIFANLTVIENLRLAGHDLPKDVLEERINEVFETFPRLRERMDQKAGTMSGGERQMLAMGIGMIRKPKLFLIDEPTAGLAPKIAKEVLANVKRLNEQGYTIVLVEQNTKAGLEIGDKGVLVVSGRVVFDGPAKELMARKDLARIYLGLGV; via the coding sequence GTGGCCCAGGGTAACGGAGACGCCATAATGAAGCTCATAGACGTCAACGCCGGCTATGGGAAGCTGCAGACGCTCTTCGACGTCAACCTAGAGATACCCACGGGCAAGATAACAGTCATAGTAGGCCCTAACGGGGCCGGCAAGAGCACGCTGTTGAAGACGCTCTTCGGCCTCACGACAGTCTATAGTGGAAAGGTGCTGTTCGACGGCAGGGACATAACCCACATGGCCCCCCACGAGAGGGCCAAGCTGGGGATGGCGTTCATATTCCAGCTGAACAACATATTCGCCAACCTCACGGTCATAGAGAACCTGAGGCTGGCAGGCCACGACCTCCCGAAGGACGTATTGGAGGAGAGGATAAACGAGGTGTTCGAGACCTTCCCAAGGCTACGGGAGAGGATGGACCAGAAGGCCGGTACTATGAGCGGCGGTGAGAGGCAGATGCTCGCCATGGGGATCGGCATGATCAGGAAGCCCAAGCTATTCCTAATAGACGAGCCAACAGCAGGACTAGCGCCTAAGATAGCAAAGGAGGTGCTAGCCAACGTCAAGAGGCTGAACGAGCAGGGCTACACGATAGTGCTAGTGGAGCAGAACACCAAGGCGGGGCTAGAGATAGGGGACAAGGGAGTCCTAGTCGTCAGTGGGAGAGTTGTTTTCGACGGGCCCGCGAAGGAGCTGATGGCCAGGAAGGACCTGGCCCGCATCTACCTGGGGCTGGGAGTATAG
- a CDS encoding branched-chain amino acid ABC transporter permease: MDWNLFMSTTIYASVLALLSLGITLIYMTTKVFNFAHPRLSLVAAYASATLMAYYAKSTGTGPNLTPKETFIGATTVPFSWEFYAIGIVVSMVFGVIAALVEYYGILKPLSKRGADFLMLMIATLAYDFLLVAALFIYNTHVDIRKILADVGVLSTKMSMTSYDVIVVTKGGTFISGSFLFSIALIILLGLSLYLLLFKTTLGVKMRASVENPPLAEVLGINVEKVYAISWIISGLTAGLAGYLMLMAAGAGSLKPISATSPADEIVVSAFAGSIIGGVNSIFGSIGGGVLIGFVELYIPNWLAVLTGNAELFKYSKVISMLAVALTLLFAPEGLSGLIKSGRLRRILSRKEEGV; encoded by the coding sequence GTGGACTGGAACCTGTTCATGAGCACCACGATATACGCAAGCGTCCTAGCCCTGCTGAGCCTAGGGATCACGCTCATCTACATGACCACCAAGGTGTTCAACTTCGCCCACCCGAGGCTAAGCCTGGTGGCGGCCTATGCCTCAGCCACGCTAATGGCGTACTACGCCAAGTCAACCGGGACAGGGCCCAACCTGACCCCCAAGGAGACGTTCATTGGGGCCACGACAGTGCCCTTCTCATGGGAGTTCTACGCCATAGGCATAGTAGTCTCAATGGTATTCGGCGTCATAGCAGCGCTCGTAGAGTACTACGGGATACTGAAGCCCCTATCAAAGAGGGGGGCCGACTTCCTCATGCTTATGATCGCGACTCTAGCCTACGACTTCCTCCTGGTAGCGGCCCTCTTCATATACAACACGCACGTCGATATAAGGAAGATACTCGCCGACGTGGGGGTACTGTCAACGAAGATGAGCATGACCAGCTACGACGTGATAGTTGTGACGAAGGGCGGCACATTCATAAGCGGCTCCTTCCTGTTCTCAATAGCCCTCATAATACTACTAGGCCTATCACTGTACCTACTACTATTCAAGACAACGCTCGGAGTCAAGATGAGGGCCAGCGTCGAGAACCCCCCGCTAGCAGAGGTACTCGGCATCAACGTAGAGAAGGTATACGCGATATCATGGATAATCAGCGGGTTGACAGCAGGTCTAGCAGGCTACCTAATGCTCATGGCCGCGGGAGCCGGGAGCCTGAAGCCCATATCAGCGACGAGCCCGGCCGACGAGATAGTAGTCAGCGCCTTCGCCGGCAGCATAATAGGGGGAGTAAACAGTATATTCGGCAGCATAGGCGGCGGAGTTCTAATCGGGTTCGTCGAACTCTACATACCGAACTGGCTAGCGGTACTCACCGGCAACGCAGAGCTCTTCAAGTACAGCAAGGTCATATCAATGCTGGCGGTAGCGCTGACCCTGCTCTTCGCTCCAGAGGGCCTGAGCGGCCTGATAAAGAGCGGCAGGCTAAGGAGAATCCTCTCTAGGAAGGAGGAGGGGGTGTAG